One genomic region from Longimicrobiaceae bacterium encodes:
- a CDS encoding GNAT family N-acetyltransferase, giving the protein MSLRPIRPEDEEFLCRLYASTREEELAPVPWTTEQKGAFLRQQFQAQHAYWHEHYTGASFDLVLLDGAPIGRLYVDRWPREIRIVDVSLLPEHRNGGIGTALIRQVFAEGDRDGKPVSIHVEAFNPARRLYGRLGFDLVEDKGVYVLMARPPATGALTVA; this is encoded by the coding sequence GTGTCGCTCCGCCCCATCCGGCCCGAGGACGAGGAGTTCCTCTGCCGGCTGTACGCCAGCACCCGCGAGGAGGAGCTGGCTCCGGTCCCCTGGACGACGGAGCAGAAGGGAGCGTTCCTGCGGCAGCAGTTCCAGGCCCAGCATGCGTACTGGCACGAGCACTACACGGGCGCGAGCTTCGACCTCGTGCTGCTGGACGGCGCGCCGATCGGCCGGCTGTACGTGGACCGGTGGCCGCGCGAGATCCGGATCGTGGACGTCTCGCTCCTCCCGGAGCACCGGAACGGAGGGATCGGGACGGCGCTCATCCGGCAGGTGTTCGCCGAGGGTGACCGGGACGGGAAGCCGGTGAGCATCCACGTCGAGGCGTTCAACCCGGCGCGCCGCCTCTACGGCCGCCTGGGCTTCGATCTGGTGGAAGACAAGGGGGTGTACGTGCTGATGGCGCGCCCCCCCGCCACCGGGGCGCTCACCGTCGCCTGA
- a CDS encoding MBL fold metallo-hydrolase has protein sequence MSTHLLDAPAQASWGLTAGSPQPVTHDLAYITTAIVNVLFFGVPGAGDRGWVLVDTGIPGSAHRIAEAAAERFGRGARPAAIVLTHGHFDHVGAVRELAETWDVPVYAHELELPYLTGRSSYPPPDPTVGGGAMAALSFAYPRGPIDLGARVRPLPDDGSVPGMPGWQWFHTPGHTAGHVSLFRDVDRALVAGDAFVTTKQESALAVMTQRREIHGPPAYFTPDWFSSRRSVEALAALEPEVAITGHGLPMRGPELREGLRRLARDFDALAVPAHGRYVGRPAVADRTGVVSVPPMDARSKLLLGVGAAAVAGIVLGALTGSRGR, from the coding sequence ATGTCCACCCACCTGCTCGACGCGCCGGCACAGGCCTCGTGGGGGCTCACGGCCGGCTCGCCGCAGCCCGTCACGCACGACCTGGCCTATATCACGACGGCCATCGTCAACGTGCTGTTCTTCGGCGTGCCCGGGGCCGGGGACCGGGGCTGGGTCCTGGTCGACACCGGGATCCCCGGCTCGGCGCACCGCATCGCGGAGGCCGCGGCCGAGCGCTTCGGGCGGGGGGCGAGGCCCGCGGCGATCGTCCTGACCCACGGGCACTTCGACCACGTGGGCGCGGTGCGGGAGCTGGCCGAAACGTGGGACGTGCCGGTGTATGCGCACGAGCTGGAGCTGCCGTACCTCACCGGCCGCTCCTCCTACCCGCCCCCCGACCCCACGGTGGGCGGCGGCGCCATGGCGGCGCTCTCCTTCGCGTACCCGCGCGGCCCCATCGACCTGGGCGCGCGCGTGCGCCCCCTCCCGGACGACGGCTCCGTCCCCGGGATGCCCGGCTGGCAGTGGTTCCACACCCCCGGCCACACCGCGGGGCACGTCTCCCTCTTCCGCGACGTGGACCGCGCCCTGGTCGCGGGCGACGCCTTCGTCACCACGAAGCAGGAGTCCGCGCTGGCGGTGATGACCCAGCGGCGGGAGATCCACGGGCCCCCGGCGTACTTCACGCCCGACTGGTTCTCCTCCCGCAGGTCGGTGGAGGCCCTCGCGGCACTGGAGCCGGAGGTGGCGATCACCGGGCACGGCCTGCCCATGCGCGGCCCGGAGCTGCGGGAAGGGCTGCGGCGGCTCGCGCGGGACTTCGACGCGCTCGCGGTGCCGGCGCACGGGCGGTACGTGGGCCGCCCGGCCGTGGCGGACCGGACGGGGGTCGTGTCCGTGCCGCCCATGGACGCGCGGAGCAAGCTCCTCCTGGGGGTGGGGGCCGCGGCCGTGGCGGGGATCGTGCTTGGGGCGCTGACCGGTTCACGCGGGCGCTGA